The following nucleotide sequence is from Zingiber officinale cultivar Zhangliang chromosome 10A, Zo_v1.1, whole genome shotgun sequence.
cagtcccagtagccccagtagcaggggctaagagagaagcttaccttatccagtggtagagaattaagcccgagaacttctcaggcaccagcgaaccatgggatgctcaggcatggtttaaaacactggaaagcacgatggagcttctagactggctagagcacgaaaaggtgaagtgtgcctccttctgtttaacaggagacgcaagcatgtggtgggagcggattaaatcgaagtggccagtaaaccagatgacatgggccaacttcgagaaagaattcttcgaggaattctttcacatgcaagtcacgaaccgacactatgatgagtttacagaatttcgtcagggcaacctatcagttcaggaggccgtgaagaaattcaacaggttggcccgtctgtgtccagaactagtcagctcagagaaggagcgagtacagttgatgctgaagatgctcagaccatagatcacaatgaatgtggctggtggcgttcataggccacaaaccacagaggaactagtgagtagtgctctgatcaccgagcactatcagcacagcatcacccagcagaagcaggtttccacagaaccCAAGagacaagctggctcaggtactcagcagaaacaacaagggcatagctccaactggaaggggaaacgcaaggcaagcagtgacccaaaaggaggaccagctggaaaacattccagacatcccaagtgtgctacttgtgggaaacatcatccaggagtttgccgcaagggtacgcgaggttgttttgaatgtggacaggaaggacacatggctaagcagtgcccgaacaagaacaatctttctcagcctcagccgatacagtatggagttcagccagcgcagctacaccagatgtatgctgccttagacggtccacagatcagtcagggcagattagaagcccccacagctaacacaaacgccaggattttctcactgaccagagaggacgtagcaaatgcctcgacagttgtcacaggtcagatcagtattttacagcataatgcaactgtattattcgatactggggcaacccactcttatgtatccagggcatttgccgagaaattagcaacacctccagagttactcaacagtcagtttctgacaacgctaccctcaGGGGAGATTATGGCATCTAcgtactggctcagagcagtgccagtcattatagcagacagagaactttttggtgatctgataatgctagaaatgactgactacgatgtcatctttggaatggattttctgatcagatacggcgcttctatagagtgccataaacagaaggtcatattccaacctgaagcaggagtacagtttgagtacatgggaaaatcaaagagaaaagccaggaagcttctctcagcattgaaagcacagcagctattggattcaggatgcatgggatttttagcaaatgtggtcaacaccagccaggacaagaaccaacagctatcagaggttcgagtcgtttgtgactacccagcagtcttccctgaagagctaccaggcttagcaccagacagggagattgaatttgagatagagctcattcccggcacaaatccaatttctaaggcaccataccgcatggctccagcagaactgaaggaacttcaggagcaattacaggagcttcttgacaaaggtttcataggccctagtcattcaccatggggagcacctgtgttgttcgtgaagaagaaggatggaagcatgcgcctatgcatagactaccgtgccttgaaccaggtcacaattaaaaacaggtaccctctccccaggatagatgacctgtttgaccagctaaagggagctacagtgttctctaaaattgacctcagatcaggatatcaccaggttaaagtcaaggaaggtgatatacctaaaacagctttcaggaccagatacggacattatgagttcgtagtcatgcctttcggcgtgacaaatgctccagctactttcatggacctcatgaacagagtattcagagaatacttagacaagtttgtcatcgtgttcatcgatgacattcttatctattcaggcactcaggaggaccatgcagagcatttgAAGACAGTTttacagatccttcagcagaaccagctgtacgccaaattcacaaaatgtgaattttggctagaccaggtagcctttctaggtcacatcatctccaaggatggtgttatggtagatcccagcaagatagaagtagtaagtaactggaagagacccaggaacgccagtgaaatcagaagctttctgggattagcaggctactacaggaaattcgtagaggactccccactgatagctctcaccaggaagaacaagaaatttcagtggacagaggactgcgagaacagcttcagtgaactaaaacggagattgaccagtgctcctattttagctataccagaaaacacagacagcttcgacatctacagtgacgcctctaaattgggattaggagcagtactgatgcagcagggcaaggtgatcgcctatgcctccagacaactcaaggattatgagaggaactatcctactcacgaccttgagcttgcagcagtggtgttcgctctcaagatttggagatattatttgtacggagctcagtgcagagtgtatacagatcatcaaagtctgaagtatttctttactcagaaggatctgaatatgcgacagcgcagatggttagagctggtcaaggattatgacatagatatcctctaccatccagggaaagctaataaggtagcagacacactcagcaggaagtccagtgctaccttattatctttagcagctatgtcaccacccctaaggaaggagattacagcttttagtctcgagcttatagtcgggcagctttccactatgtccttagcatctaccttgcttgatgatatccagacagctcaggagcaggatcctgaaatccagaaaatcaagcaagggttagcagaatcagaaagtggagagttcagagtgtccgcgagtggggtagtgtactgtggtgacagactttgtgttccagatcaggaggaactacaaaaatagattctagacgaggctcacaggactccctatgcgatgcatcctggttccaccaaaatgtatcaggatctaaagaaacgattttggtggcctgggatgaagcgagatatcgccagatacgtcagcatctgtctaacctgtcaaagggttaaggcagaacatcagcgaccaggaggagttctgcagccgatccagatcccagaatggaagtgggaggatatctccatggacttcatagtggggttacccagaaccacgaatggttttgatgccatctgggtaatagtcgacaggttgactaaatcagcccacttcttagctatcagaatatcctattccatggagcagctagctcagttatatctcaaggagattgtcaggctgcatggagtcccacgaaccattatatcagacagagacagcagatttacatcacacttctggaagtgtgtacagtcagctatgggcacccagttaaaattcagcacagccttccatcctcagacagatggtcagacggagcgagtaaatcaggtactcgaagatatgctccgagcttgtgccctagatttcaagggaagttggtgcaaatatctgagtctagtgtatacaacaacagttatcaggccactatcggcatggcaccttatgaggcactctatgggtggaggtgcagatcaccaatctgctggtatgagagtggtgaacagaaggaactagagcttcagacagatctagtagcagataccacagcagccatacagcagattcgccagaggatagagacagcacagagccgtcagaagagctatgctgatacacgacgcagacccctagagttttcagttggggatacagttttcctcagagtagctcccatgaagggagtcatgcgttttgggaagaagggcaagctagctcccagatatgtgggaccataccttatcacgaagagagtgggcaaggtagcatatgagctagagctacctcaggagatgtcagctgtccacaacgtatttcatgtctccatactgaagaagcatattccagacgccacccaggtgattgagccccagttggtacaggtccgtgatgatctccgctataacagtcggcctattcagataatagaccgagcagtaaagaaattacggaacaaggaagtaccattagtcaaagtcagcgggcaaaatcacacagcagcagaggcgacatgggagacagaggccagcatgagacagaagtacccagaattgttttaagttcggggacgaactttttataaggtatgggggattgtaacgcccgaaaattctcaaaactatattagaaatatgctacgatttttctggaatttttagatatttttccggaattttccgagtagcggaagtagcaaaaataattagtaacgaaaatggcttaagcgggaatcgaacccaagacctatggtgtaagggataatgttagtaaccagttgaacccagcagggccgtgctgaaagaaagaggaatcaattatatttatattagagttgagcctagttacccacttaatataaataagaacttaagttggggtgtggtttattttcaagttggttcagcaattcctcctcacgaaaacctcacgccactttccctctccaaaccctcaacgccgaacaccccttctcctctccttctctcggcgccaaccaagAACCaacctagggttctttctctagggtCATAGGAggaccttccggcgacatctccgacacgagaCGGTccatctccgcgagaggaacgcgaagacgtgaacggatcgtcgagaggatcagttttccggaaaacctagcggatagaatcgtaagaaaaaccttgcgattgaggtaagaaacccctcacctgcagtataattgctctcgcttgttagttttagcgttagttcagtagttttacagttttcagttttagggtgtgcttttagtgcacaccaagcattcggtagaatgcctagttcagaaggatgcaccagtaggcgtcctaacagtatGTAAAATGtactagaaacattttattcagtttattatcagttactacagctatatggatcagatatccattgggtgggctcccacagtagcctctaggttcagataacctagctctaggttcagataacctagaacagcaaagtaaaataaaacagtattcagtattttacttttattcagttggcactgtacttggatcagatatccatgggctggactcccacagtcgtccctaggttcagataacctagtaaccctgctggattcggaacttgcaatcccgggtctcgtagggatgcgcgcacagtaagtacagttgccagggcccaacagcatgtttagtattttcatctattatatgtatagttttcaaatttgaaaccagtgatgagaacactaatttagctttcagttcagttcaggttcagtttacatgatttgagttcgtgtacagatttagatatatgcttgACTAGTTCAGtctcatgctcagtttataagtatgccatgatcagtttcaagcatgttcagtttatatgttatgccatgctttgtgtgataccatgccatgccatgcttgcatattcagtatatttttcaaacagcatgattaaaaatcatatttgcatcgtatgcatgcttttgtgaggtagatggtttcttactaagcttattggcttacagatactacttttcttatactgcagataccggtaaaagaaaagtgaattagcggaggctggagggcgatgctacgatgatgtgtgtgtgcaaggggtctggaataaagatccttgggatctatacgcttttatttcagttttagcacttatcatgtctagtttcatacttagtcttgttactaattgttctagcttagtaactatgtcgtgtttagcttatcatgtttagaacattagtacttacatgctagaATGTATTTCTGttgttttagaactattgtgtgatgatttagcacgccaaagtgctgaaatcagaactctcgagtgaaatcagacactgatcggtctccagaccgatcagggtctgagctgttccactggatcggtcagccaccGATCCAGcgggatacagtatgctactgtatcctcctggatacAGTAGTTTCCAGAGAGCTTCaggtacctggatcggtcagccgaccgatccagacatacctggatcggtctgccgaccgatccagaagtgTACAGAATAGCGATTTCCaggtacctggatcggtcagccgaccgatccagacatacctggatcggtccgtagaccgatccagcagggcacagaatcgtagtaagtctgatcgatccgtggatcgatcagcagccactacaacaaaatcgctcatagacatcggttttccaccggtgtctatttgattttcgaccgatgtctatgaagccgatgttaaaagtctgccattttagacatcgggttaaaaccggtgtagtatcacttaacgacaccggttttcgaatcggttattaaccggtgtagtatcacttaacggcACCGTTTTatacacggtgtaaaaccgatgtaatattgtatgttaataacaccagttttggcagcggtaaatgactgatgtaatattactttataacaccggttttacatcggtggaaaaccgatgtaatatgtattttttttaacagcacagatttgattttaaaaccgacaataacaaaaaaaaaatacacaaatattcacaaattgtacaaatattcttcattcaataatatccataaaatacacaaatattcacaaattatataaataatcttcttacaacaatatccataaaatacccaaacattctttttacatcaaaagctagctaatagatatcaaaatcaaggtagaacattcttttaacacatcaaggtagaaccgcacttcaaatgtaatctagcatgcattcagcccactcgaactgcatttcatcaatttcaactctggagtacttgagatttgtaaactgtaaaaacacataaatccaccctatgtcaaataactaaaacaaatgtgtacatgtatcaaataaaaaatataagatcaCAAGTGCTTGTCATAAACATGCTTACCAGCGTGTTGAAACCTATTCTGTGAATGGTGGCTTCGAATGAACTTCACGAGCAAGGCCAAAATTTGCTATCTTCACAAAGTCCTTGGTTACCAATAAGTTCTCTGCAAAGGTCATAATCTAGTTTAATAGAATGCTAACTTCACCAGAATAATTATAGGTGCATAAATCACATTTAACAAAATAAATGCTAATCCTAGATAACAACGTTGTAGGAATAGATCTGTTAAGAGCACACAAATGAATCTTTATAGGGATATTTGGTTAAAAGCGGAACTAAAGAGGTACACCTACCTCCCATGTCAATAAGTCACTTCCTCGAGTTGGATATGGCTTttgcaaatctagctccatatagAAGGTGTACACTTTGATATGTAGATGCTGCAAATCCAGTCAGCCATAGGATTTCAAAGGTTAATTAAAAGCTAAATTCCGCTATCACATTGCAGTACCAAGCAGGATGCATGTGTGCTTACCATCTCCGAAACCAAAGCATGGGATTAAGTTATCTTCGTCAAATGATGACAAGGTTCGTCCAATAATTGAAATTGCTTGTTCATAAGGATTTTTAGTAGTTCCAACGTGGTGCAAGCTGCTGCCATGGAATGAGTTCTTACCTATCGACGGATCGGAGACAATCAATTAGATTTGTGCTTTAATGAAACACAAGAATCCATCGACCTGTACCTGTCCACTCATTGCTTTTTGTGAGTCAATTCCTACAATGAGATTTGATGATTCAAGCCCAGATTTTGTCAGCTCCTCTGTTACCTGTTGAAATTGCACGCCACAGAGCAATATAATTAATGTGCGTTAATTATGGGCTTCTCAAACAGCTTTATTCTTCCGTGAAATAAATAAATTACCTGCTGTAAGGAGGTAAAGCCATCGGCTATCCTCGAGAACTTGTGTTCCAACTTGGGCTTCTTTACACTGGTCGTGTTAGTTGGAGAGAGCGATGGGTGTGCCATGGAATGAAACTCATATGGAGGAGGATGACGGTgatgtatataccttgcttggtGTTTGGATTTGTTTATGCAAGGAATGAGCACTGCATCATCTACTGGGGATCTTTAACCATGCTTTATTTTTGAAGCAACTACATCAGCACACTGGGTTACATTAGTTTGCTTTTTGTTCTAGcatctaaagcaaaagaaagtacataaaggatagaggataaggaataaccatgacaagaaatcaggaaaatatataataacagtagtccttcaaagacaatgaaaataaagtaactaacttaaatctgaaggtgatgcgtaagttcaaaaatcttaataaaataaattataagtcGACATAAAAGGATATAGCTTTATAAgtaatttagaaattatagacAGTTTTAATTTAGAAACCTACTACAACACTATGTTAAAGGTTTATGCAGAAAATAAGCTGTTGGCCTCAATAGCACTGATCCAACTGCTAAGtgctcatatcaaactgcttCTCCACTCATTAGCCTTGAGTACTCCAACCGCTGGGATCCAATGACCGATGAGAGGAGCAGTATCGGGTCATCTCAAGAGGCTCCTCAGATCTATAGGTTTAACTTGGAGGAGATAGAATGTGCTACTCAGTACTTTTCGGAGGTGAATTTACTTAGCAAGAAAAGCAGCTTTGCGGCAACATACAAGGGGATACTACACGATGGAACGGAGGTTGCAGTGAAGAGGATCAACAAGACTAGTTGCAAGTCAGAGGAAGCTGAGTTTCTCATGGGTTTGAAGGCATTGACATTGCTAAGGCATGAGAACCTAGTTGGATTAAGGGGCTTCTGTTATTCAAGAGCAAGAGGAGAGTGTTTCCTCATTTATGATTTTGTTGCAAATGGGAGTTTGTCGGAATATCTAGATGTCAAATGCGATGAGATTCACAAGGTCCTTGATTGGTCTGTAAGAGTTTGTATCATCAAAGGCATTGCTAAAGGTATTCTACTTGACCTATATGACTATTTATTTTCCTTCTCAGATAGCTATCATAATGAATATACTACTgtaacaacaacagcaacaaacatTGATCATTTAAGATGGAATTTCATCTTGTCATTTAACTACATTTGCACTTTGCCTTGAGGAATCCTAATTTGTTTGATTCTTACATAAGTATGGAATATCTCCACAACGACAAACCTAGCAAGCCCTCCTTGCTCCATCAAAACATGTCATCGACAAAAGTCCTCACTGACCGCCATTTCAACCCCCTACTCTCCAGTTCTGCCCTGCACAAACTATTAGCAGACGATGCCATTTTCTCCTCTCTCAAAACAAGTGCTGCCATGGGCTACTTAGCCCCCGAGTACTCtaccaattaaaataaattatagtgGCAAATACTCTACCTGAGCAGGCTATCCAAAGCAAACCTTGTGGATGCAATAAATTATAGTGGCAAATACTCTACCAATTAAAATAAAGTAATCCAAAGGATTAAGTCTATGTCCAGAAACAATTAAGGTAATTTGATGTGCCtatattgaaattaattactaTACAGATACATATGTACTCTGAAGGGGGGATACACAGTGAATATAGCTCACCTTGCAATGCTTTAATCGGATGCAATCATATTTATCATCTCGAACCCATCTCACTGCTGGAGTGGTATTTCCTAAAGCACAGAATCGAGTGCCAACTGATCTGAACAGAAACTAAAATAATATTATGAGTAAAAACACTTACCCTCATCCTCCTCTAGTTTTGATTCCTCCACATGAAGCAACTCCTtgacccttgcttgattctctgcacTTCCCAATCCAGTATCTAAAATAAGCACATCGCATCCTCTGAAACAATGTGTAAATGTATGTCAGAAAGAAGCAGGGTGGAATTAGGCATCGaaaactgaattaaaaaaaaaccctagagggtggaaattaaattacaaaaaccTGGAGGAAATGAACATACAAAAGAAACGCTAACCATAGGTACGGCTCCCTTCTTTTAACATAaccatattaaatttatattctaacCTAAACCATCCAATATCTAAATTCCCATTAGATCTTCAAGGTTACAATCTTCCATAATCACCTAACATGAAACCTAAATGTCACTGAAACCATTTCAGATTCAGGTTAATCTTTATTTACAACATTCAATTACCCAATATAACAACTCTTATCCTTGTTAACTAGTAACACATCATACCCTTAACCTCCAACACCAGAACAAACAAATTCTTATTGACTCTGCCGTGGATCCAGCTCAAAACACACAGGATTCATTAGGTAACATCTACTGCAACTAATGATCGCACAAGGGTAAGGAACAAGAACTAAACCGTACCTCAATCCCCTACAAACA
It contains:
- the LOC122026463 gene encoding cysteine-rich receptor-like protein kinase 37, which codes for MTDERSSIGSSQEAPQIYRFNLEEIECATQYFSEVNLLSKKSSFAATYKGILHDGTEVAVKRINKTSCKSEEAEFLMGLKALTLLRHENLVGLRGFCYSRARGECFLIYDFVANGSLSEYLDVKCDEIHKVLDWSVRVCIIKGIAKGILLDLYDYLFSFSDSYHNEYTTVTTTATNIDHLRWNFILSFNYICTLP